The following proteins are encoded in a genomic region of Vidua macroura isolate BioBank_ID:100142 chromosome 10, ASM2450914v1, whole genome shotgun sequence:
- the P2RY13 gene encoding P2Y purinoceptor 13 isoform X2, whose amino-acid sequence MTADSANTSSVGNASGAPSSARCPRDTTITHLLFPVLYTLIFLLGLVLNSLACWAFFHIPSTSTFIVYLKNILVSDFIMTLMLPLKILTDSGLGPWQLKAFVCRFSAVIFYDTMYISIVLLGLIAFDRFLKIVRPFGKFWVQNLTSAKILASLVWLFFLVLSLPNMILSNKTATPQSVRKCASLKSYLGLKWHEAVNYVCQFIFWTVLILMLLFYIVIAKKVYESYIKTQRKGNRSEKRIKGKVFIIFTVFFLCFAPFHFSRVPYTVSQTSAHMDCRLQNQLFVAKESTLWLAATNVCMDPLIYMFLCKPFVEKVFCSRVKALQRAAQTNPKTELDTRVSPTES is encoded by the coding sequence ATGACGGCAGACTCTGCAAACACGAGCTCTGTTGGTAATGCCAGTGGAGCACCCTCCTCCGCACGGTGTCCCCGTGACACCACCATCACCCACCTGCTCTTCCCCGTGCTCTACACGCTCATCTTCCTCCTGGGACTCgtgctgaacagcctggcttgCTGGGCTTTCTTCCACATTCCAAGCACATCAACTTTCATCGtctatttgaaaaatatcttaGTTTCTGATTTTATAATGACCCTGATGCTCCCTCTGAAGATCCTGACAGACTCTGGCCTGGGACCGTGGCAGCTCAAGGCCTTTGTCTGTCGCTTCTCAGCCGTGATATTCTACGACACCATGTACATCAGCATAGTGCTACTCGGGCTCATTGCTTTTGACAGATTTCTCAAGATTGTGAGACCTTTTGGGAAGTTCTGGGTGCAAAATCTGACCTCAGCAAAGATCCTGGCAAGTCTGGTCTGGCTCTTCTTCCTTGTTCTCTCCCTGCCCAACATGATCTTGTCCAACAAGACAGCGACGCCCCAGTCCGTGAGGAAGTGTGCCTCCTTGAAGAGTTACCTCGGACTCAAATGGCATGAAGCCGTCAACTACGTCTGCCAGTTCATCTTCTGGACTGTCCTCATCCTCATGTTGCTATTTTATATAGTTATTGCCAAAAAGGTGTATGAGTCTTATataaaaacacagaggaaaggcAACAGAAGCGAGAAACGGATCAAGGGGAAAGTATTCATCATTTTTACCGTGTTCTTCCTGTGCTTTGCCCCCTTCCACTTCAGCAGGGTCCCCTACACCGTGAGCCAGACGAGTGCCCACATGGACTGCCGCCTGCAGAACCAGCTCTTCGTGGCCAAAGAGAGCACGCTGTGGCTGGCAGCCACCAACGTCTGCATGGACCCCCTGATCTACATGTTCCTCTGCAAGCCCTTCGTGGAGAAGGTGTTCTGCAGCAGGGTAAAGGCTCTTCAGAGAGCAGCCCAGACAAACCCAAAAACAGAACTGGACACACGAGTATCTCCCACCGAGTCTTGA
- the GPR87 gene encoding G-protein coupled receptor 87, with protein MGYNLSYGKLPDNHLSPDNSSSPNASSRGRSAQDEFTTIVLPVLYLVIFLASLLLNGLAVWIFFHIRNKTSFIFYLKNIVVADLLMTLTFPFKIIQDSQLGPWHFNSFLCRYTTVLFYANMYTTIVFLGLISIDRYLKVVKPFGDSRMYSITFTKILSACVWVVMAFLALPNLILTNGYPTKRNVDDCLKLKSPLGVKWHSAVVYINTCMFVVVLVVLIGCYIAISRYIYKSSKQFISSSSRKRKHNQSIRVVVAVFFTCFLPYHLCRIPFTFSHLDKILDDSAHRILYYCKEMTLFLSACNVCLDPIIYFFMCRSFSRRLFRKSNMRTRSESIRSLQSVRRSEVRIYHEYTDV; from the exons ATGGGGTACAATTTGTCCTATGGAAAACTGCCAG ACAATCACCTCAGCCCGGACAACAGCAGCTCGCCCAACGCCAGCTCCCGCGGGCGCTCCGCGCAGGACGAGTTCACCACCATCGTGCTGCCTGTGCTGTACCTCGTCATCTTCCTGGCCAGCCTCCTGCTCAACGGCCTCGCAGTGTGGATCTTCTTCCACATCAGGAACAAAACCAGCTTTATATTTTACCTCAAGAACATTGTGGTGGCAGACCTGCTCATGACGCTGACGTTCCCGTTCAAGATCATCCAGGACTCGCAGCTGGGGCCGTGGCACTTCAACTCCTTCCTGTGCCGCTACACCACGGTGCTGTTCTACGCCAACATGTACACCACCATCGTCTTCCTGGGGCTCATCAGCATCGACCGCTACCTGAAGGTGGTGAAGCCCTTTGGAGACTCCAGAATGTACAGCATCACCTTCACCAAGATCCTGTCGGCCTGCGTCTGGGTGGTGATGGCCTTCCTGGCGCTGCCAAACCTGATCCTCACCAACGGCTACCCCACCAAGAGAAACGTGGACGACTGCCTGAAGCTGAAGTCTCCCCTGGGAGTCAAGTGGCACTCGGCCGTCGTCTACATCAACACCTGCATGTTCGTGGTGGTGCTGGTCGTGCTGATAGGGTGCTACATTGCCATTTCCAGGTACATCTATAAATCCAGCAAACAGTTCATTAGCTCGTCCAGCCGAAAGCGGAAGCACAACCAGAGCATAAGGGTGGTCGTGGCTGTGTTCTTCACCTGCTTTCTGCCCTACCATTTGTGCCGAATACCCTTCACTTTTAGTCATCTGGACAAAATTTTAGATGACTCTGCACATAGAATCTTGTATTATTGTAAGGAAATGACACTGTTCCTGTCCGCATGCAATGTCTGTCTGGATCcaatcatttattttttcatgtgtcGATCATTCTCACGAAGGCTGTTCAGGAAATCCAACATGAGAACCAGGAGCGAGAGCATCAGGTCCCTCCAGAGCGTCAGGAGATCAGAGGTGCGCATCTACCACGAGTACACTGACGTCTGA
- the P2RY13 gene encoding P2Y purinoceptor 13 isoform X1 codes for MGTATGAAATAAAGLSSLFPMTADSANTSSVGNASGAPSSARCPRDTTITHLLFPVLYTLIFLLGLVLNSLACWAFFHIPSTSTFIVYLKNILVSDFIMTLMLPLKILTDSGLGPWQLKAFVCRFSAVIFYDTMYISIVLLGLIAFDRFLKIVRPFGKFWVQNLTSAKILASLVWLFFLVLSLPNMILSNKTATPQSVRKCASLKSYLGLKWHEAVNYVCQFIFWTVLILMLLFYIVIAKKVYESYIKTQRKGNRSEKRIKGKVFIIFTVFFLCFAPFHFSRVPYTVSQTSAHMDCRLQNQLFVAKESTLWLAATNVCMDPLIYMFLCKPFVEKVFCSRVKALQRAAQTNPKTELDTRVSPTES; via the exons atggggacagccacagggGCCGCTGcgacagctgctgcaggtttgTCCAG CCTGTTTCCAATGACGGCAGACTCTGCAAACACGAGCTCTGTTGGTAATGCCAGTGGAGCACCCTCCTCCGCACGGTGTCCCCGTGACACCACCATCACCCACCTGCTCTTCCCCGTGCTCTACACGCTCATCTTCCTCCTGGGACTCgtgctgaacagcctggcttgCTGGGCTTTCTTCCACATTCCAAGCACATCAACTTTCATCGtctatttgaaaaatatcttaGTTTCTGATTTTATAATGACCCTGATGCTCCCTCTGAAGATCCTGACAGACTCTGGCCTGGGACCGTGGCAGCTCAAGGCCTTTGTCTGTCGCTTCTCAGCCGTGATATTCTACGACACCATGTACATCAGCATAGTGCTACTCGGGCTCATTGCTTTTGACAGATTTCTCAAGATTGTGAGACCTTTTGGGAAGTTCTGGGTGCAAAATCTGACCTCAGCAAAGATCCTGGCAAGTCTGGTCTGGCTCTTCTTCCTTGTTCTCTCCCTGCCCAACATGATCTTGTCCAACAAGACAGCGACGCCCCAGTCCGTGAGGAAGTGTGCCTCCTTGAAGAGTTACCTCGGACTCAAATGGCATGAAGCCGTCAACTACGTCTGCCAGTTCATCTTCTGGACTGTCCTCATCCTCATGTTGCTATTTTATATAGTTATTGCCAAAAAGGTGTATGAGTCTTATataaaaacacagaggaaaggcAACAGAAGCGAGAAACGGATCAAGGGGAAAGTATTCATCATTTTTACCGTGTTCTTCCTGTGCTTTGCCCCCTTCCACTTCAGCAGGGTCCCCTACACCGTGAGCCAGACGAGTGCCCACATGGACTGCCGCCTGCAGAACCAGCTCTTCGTGGCCAAAGAGAGCACGCTGTGGCTGGCAGCCACCAACGTCTGCATGGACCCCCTGATCTACATGTTCCTCTGCAAGCCCTTCGTGGAGAAGGTGTTCTGCAGCAGGGTAAAGGCTCTTCAGAGAGCAGCCCAGACAAACCCAAAAACAGAACTGGACACACGAGTATCTCCCACCGAGTCTTGA